From Magnolia sinica isolate HGM2019 chromosome 13, MsV1, whole genome shotgun sequence, one genomic window encodes:
- the LOC131223448 gene encoding LRR receptor-like serine/threonine-protein kinase RGI5 has translation MKKSQPHITTIMIMAIFFFLSFTTTLSSNLSPDGQALLSLLSPSSLLPSWDPSHPTPCTWQGITCSPQGRVISISLPNTFLNLTSIPPKLTSLSSLQLLNLSSSNISGTIPPSIGLLSNLRLLDLSSNSLSGPIPPQLGTLYSLQFLLLNSNRLSGSIPPQLSNLSSLEILCLQDNLLNGSIPSQFGSLISLQQLRIGGNPFLTGAIPAQLGSLTNLTTFGAAATGLLGPIPSTFGNLMNLQTLALYNTEVSSSIPPELGSCSELRNLYLYTNKIAGSIPAELGKLQELTSLLLWGNSISGPIPAELSNCSSLVILDVSANKISGEIPGEFGRLTVLEQLHLSDNLLTGSIPWQLSNCTSLTALQLDKNMLSGSIPWQIGNLKFLQSFFLWGNSISGTIPASFGNCTELYALDLSKNCLVGSIPEELFGLKKLSKLLLLGNALSGGLPSNISNCQSLVRLRLGENQLSGQIPKEIGKLQNLVFLDLYTNHFSENLPTEIASITVLELLDIHNNHITGEIPAQLGELINLEQLDLSHNNFSGEIPSSFGNLSYLNKLNLNSNLLTGSVPKSIQNLQKLTLLDLSSNSLSGPIPAEIGYVTSLMISLDLSSNAFTGKIPEEISGLTQLQSLDLSHNSLLGGIRVLGQLTSLTSLNISYNNFSGPIPVTPFFRTLSANAYLQNPNLCQSLDGSICSSTLVRRSRLKAVKIVALVCLILGCVTMSLFASWILINRNRKSAADNSLDSSSSMGAADDFSYPWTFTPFQKLNFTVDSILDCLKDENVIGKGCSGVVYRAEMPNGEVIAVKKLWKSSKEDDGHVDAFASEIQILGHIRHRNIVKLLGYCSNKCVKLLLYNYISNGNLQQLLQENRSLDWEARYKIAVGSAQGLAYLHHDCVPAILHRDVKCNNILLDSKFEAYLADFGLAKLMSSPNFHHAMSRVAGSYGYIAPEYGYTMNITEKSDVYSYGVVLLEILSGRSAIEPQVGDGLHIVEWVKKKMGTFEPAINVLDSKLQGLPDQMVQEMLQTLGIAMFCVNSLPAERPTMKEVVALLMEVKSPPEEWGKTSQPLIKQVSQS, from the exons ATGAAAAAATCCCAACCCCACATCACCACCATCATGATCAtggccatcttcttcttcttgtccTTCACCACCACCTTATCCTCCAACCTCTCCCCTGATGGCCAAGcacttctttctctcctttctccaTCTTCTCTCCTCCCATCATGGGACCCATCTCATCCTACCCCATGCACATGGCAAGGCATCACTTGCTCCCCACAAGGAAGAGTCATTTCAATCTCCCTCCCAAACACCTTCCTCAACCTCACCTCCATCCCTCCAAAGCTCACCTCCCTCTCCTCCCTCCAACTCCTCAATCTCTCCTCCTCCAACATCTCTGGCACCATCCCACCATCCATTGGACTCCTCTCCAACCTCCGCCTCCTTGACCTCTCCTCCAATTCCCTCTCAGGCCCAATCCCGCCTCAGCTGGGCACTCTCTACTCCCTCCAATTCCTCCTCCTCAACTCCAACCGCCTATCTGGGTCCATCCCTCCCCAGCTCTCCAACCTCTCATCACTTGAAATCCTCTGCCTGCAAGACAATCTCCTCAATGGATCGATACCGTCACAATTCGGCTCTTTAATCTCCCTCCAGCAGTTGCGAATTGGCGGGAATCCTTTCCTCACTGGTGCAATCCCAGCCCAATTAGGCTCACTCACCAATCTCACCACCTTCGGCGCAGCCGCCACTGGCCTCTTGGGCCCAATACCATCCACATTCGGAAATCTTATGAATCTTCAGACATTGGCTCTATACAACACTGAAGTCTCCAGTTCGATCCCGCCTGAATTGGGTTCTTGCTCTGAGCTGCGGAATTTGTATTTATACACCAACAAGATTGCCGGTTCGATCCCGGCTGAGTTGGGTAAGCTGCAGGAGCTTACAAGCTTGCTTCTATGGGGTAATTCAATCTCTGGGCCCATCCCAGCCGAGCTTTCCAACTGTTCGTCGCTGGTCATTCTCGACGTTTCAGCAAACAAGATTTCGGGCGAAATCCCGGGTGAGTTCGGAAGACTAACAGTATTGGAACAGCTTCACCTTTCGGACAATTTGCTGACAGGTTCAATTCCATGGCAGTTGAGTAACTGCACTAGCCTAACAGCTCTTCAGCTTGATAAGAATATGTTATCTGGGTCTATTCCATGGCAGATTGGTAACTTGAAGTTTTTACAGAGCTTTTTCTTGTGGGGTAATTCCATATCTGGAACCATACCCGCCTCGTTCGGAAACTGCACTGAACTGTATGCTCTTGATCTTTCCAAAAACTGCCTTGTCGGGTCTATCCCAGAAGAGCTGTTTGGATTGAAGAAGCTGAGCAAGCTTCTGCTTTTGGGGAATGCACTTTCAGGTGGGTTGCCTTCAAATATCTCAAACTGCCAGTCTTTGGTGAGATTGAGGCTTGGAGAGAACCAGCTTTCTGGACAGATTCCTAAAGAGATTGGAAAATTACAGAATCTTGTTTTCTTGGATTTGTACACAAACCACTTTTCAGAGAATCTGCCCACTGAGATTGCAAGCATTACGGTTTTAGAACTGTTGGATATACACAACAACCACATAACTGGAGAAATCCCAGCTCAGTTAGGTGAGCTGATAAATCTAGAACAGCTTGATCTTAGCCACAATAACTTTTCTGGGGAAATACCGTCAAGTTTTGGTAATTTAAGCTACTTGAACAAGCTGAATCTTAACAGCAATCTATTAACTGGGTCAGTGCCGAAATCCATACAGAACTTGCAGAAATTGACATTGCTTGATTTGAGCTCCAATAGCCTCTCTGGGCCTATTCCTGCTGAGATTGGATATGTGACGAGCTTGATGATTAGCTTGGATTTGAGCTCAAATGCATTCACAGGCAAAATTCCTGAGGAAATTTCAGGTTTGACACAGTTACAGTCATTGGATCTTTCACACAATTCGCTGTTAGGAGGAATCAGGGTTTTGGGTCAGTTAACAAGTCTTACTTCTCTGAATATCTCATACAACAATTTCTCCGGACCGATTCCAGTAACGCCATTTTTCCGGACTCTATCAGCTAATGCATACCTTCAGAATCCAAATCTATGCCAATCTCTTGATGGGTCCATCTGTTCTTCTACTCTCGTCCGTAGATCAAGGCTTAAAGCTGTGAAAATAGTGGCTTTGGTCTGTTTGATTCTGGGTTGTGTGACAATGTCCCTTTTCGCATCTTGGATTCTAATAAATAGAAATAGAAAATCAGCAGCTGATAATTCATTGGATTCATCTTCGTCGATGGGAGCAGCCGATGATTTCTCATATCCATGGACATTCACCCCATTTCAGAAGCTGAATTTCACTGTCGACAGCATCTTGGATTGCTTGAAAGATGAGAATGTCATTGGGAAAGGGTGTTCAGGGGTCGTTTACAGAGCTGAGATGCCGAATGGGGAAGTGATCGCAGTCAAGAAGCTTTGGAAATCGAGCAAGGAGGATGATGGACATGTTGATGCTTTTGCTTCGGAGATTCAGATTCTTGGACACATCCGTCATAGGAACATCGTGAAGCTCTTGGGTTACTGTTCGAACAAATGCGTGAAGCTCCTTTTGTATAATTACATCTCGAACGGTAATTTGCAGCAGCTGTTGCAGGAAAACAGGAGCCTGGACTGGGAAGCAAGGTATAAGATTGCAGTGGGGTCAGCACAAGGTCTAGCTTACCTACACCATGACTGTGTGCCTGCAATTCTTCACAGAGACGTGAAGTGCAATAACATATTGTTGGATTCAAAGTTCGAAGCTTATTTGGCGGATTTCGGGCTGGCAAAACTGATGAGTTCACCGAATTTCCACCATGCCATGTCCAGAGTTGCGGGTTCTTATGGGTATATAGCGCCAG AGTATGGTTACACCATGAACATTACAGAAAAGAGCGATGTTTACAGCTATGGGGTCGTCCTGCTAGAGATACTCAGCGGTCGCAGCGCTATCGAACCACAGGTCGGCGATGGGCTACACATTGTCGAGTGGGTAAAGAAGAAGATGGGGACTTTCGAACCCGCCATCAATGTGTTGGACTCGAAACTCCAAGGCCTGCCTGACCAGATGGTGCAGGAGATGCTCCAAACACTCGGGATCGCAATGTTCTGCGTTAACTCATTGCCAGCAGAGCGGCCCACCATGAAGGAAGTGGTGGCACTGTTGATGGAAGTGAAGAGTCCACCTGAAGAATGGGGTAAGACTTCACAGCCTCTCATAAAGCAAGTGAGCCAGAGCTAA
- the LOC131223449 gene encoding uncharacterized protein LOC131223449 — MALDDHIERILWTEQEISDRVSQLASQISDDFKDFPSPPVIVGVATGAFMFLADIVRKIKLPVAVDFVRAESYGSGTESSGAPRISCDVKMDISGKHVILVEDIVDTGNTLSCLISHLESKGACSVSVCAFLDKPSRRKVHFKLVGEGKFYRGFECPDYFVVGYGMDFDELYRNLAYVGILKPELYK; from the exons ATGGCTTTGGACGACCACATCGAACGGATTCTATGGACTGAGCAAGAAATCTCTGACCGAGTTTCCCAACTCGCTTCTCAGATTTCCGACGATTTCAAGGACTTCCCATCTCCCCCTGTCATCGTCGGCGTTGCCACGGGTGCGTTTATGTTCTTGGCCGACATCGTAAGGAAGATCAAGCTTCCCGTAGCTGTCGATTTCGTTCGTGCCGAATCCTATGGTTCTGGAACGGAATCGAGTGGGGCTCCGAGGATTTCTTGCGACGTTAAGATGGATATCAGCGGAAAGCATGTTATTTTG GTGGAGGACATTGTAGACACAGGAAATACTTTATCTTGTCTCATTTCTCACTTGGAATCGAAGGGAGCATGCTCTGTATCGGTTTGCGCTTTCCTTGATAAACCTTCAAGGCGGAAAGTTCATTTCAAGTTAGTGGGTGAAGGAAAGTTTTACCGTGGATTTGAG TGCCCAGACTATTTTGTTGTAGGTTACGGCATGGACTTTGATGAACTTTATCGTAACTTGGCCTATGTTGGGATCTTGAAGCCTGAATTATACAAGTGA